In Archaeoglobus profundus DSM 5631, the sequence CAAGGAGGCTAAGAAGAATGAAAAGAGTGAATAAGTTCAGGCTAAGACCAACCAAGGAGCAGGAGAAGGTTTTGTTTAGCTTGTGCGAGATGTCAGCAGTTTTATGGAATAAGCTAAACTACGTTAGACGACAGTTGTTCTTTGAAGGAAAATTCGATTGGAAAGAAGGAGTTGAGGAACTATATGATGAGTTCAAGCCGATTTTAGGTTCAGCTACCGCTCAGCAAATTATAAGGAAGAACAACGAAGCTTGGAGAAGTTTCTTCTCCTTGTTAAGGCTTAAGAATCAAAGAAAACTACCATCACACATTCGTAAGGTTTCTCCTCCTCGCTACTGGAAGGACAGGTTATTGAATAAGAGGAAATTGATGACTGTCATTAGAAACGATTGTTATAGGATAGAAGAGGTGGAAGGAAAGAAGTATTTGGTTCTGCCTAAGGGTTTGAGGATTAGAATAACTGGAGAAATAAAGTGGAGAGGGAAACAAGGGAGATTAGAAATCTTTTACGACGACTTAACGGGGAGATGGTACGCACATCAGTCTGTAGAAGTTGATCAACCGAGGCGTACCATCTCCCCTGAGAAGAGAGCTTTCATAGACTTAGGAGTGATAAACATCATAACAGCTTGGATTGAAGGTGAAAAGCAACCAATAGCGTTTAGCGGTAAGTCCTTGTTGGCAGATTGGTGGTATTGGACTCACAAAATCGCTCACTACCAATCGATAGCTAAGAAAGTTAACGGAATGGATACGACGAGGAGAATCAGAAAATACTACCGAAAGAGACAGCTAAGGTTTAGACATGCTGTTAACACCATAATCTACAGATTCGTTAAACTCTGCTACGAGAGGGGAGTAACAGAAATCATAGTCGGAGACGTTAAGGGAATAAGACAAAACAACGACAAGAATACTAAAGCCAACGCAATTATTCACAACTTCTGGAGCTTCAGATACATTATCGATAGATTAATCACGACAGCAGAAAACTTCGGAATTAAAGTTAAATTCGTTAGGGAGGACTATACGTCATCGGTCTGTCCGAGATGCGGTTCAACTAATGCGTATAAGCATAAAAGATTGTTCAAGTGTCTAAACTGTGGTTTAGAAGCTCATAGAGATGTTGTTGGTGTGCTAAATATAGCCCGTGTCTCCCTCAATGGGAGAGACGGGTTTAACGGGGTGCTGGCACACCCCGTGCTTCTACGGGTCTCTCCCGTAGAAGCTCAAACCTCCCCGCAGGGAATCCTCGCACTTTAGTGCGGGGAGGATGTCAAAGAATTTTGGAGATACAATACGGAGAGCTTTGTAGATGTATATGCAGGAGTGAGGTAACGATTTTCAATGTCCCAGAAAATGCAGCAGTAGTATTTGTGAATAAGGATGGTGATTACTTCATTCTATCACCCCATGTAGAATTTTGCGGCTGGTCGACTTATGGTAGATGCAATAGCGATGAAGATTGCATAGTAGCAGGATGCTCCGGACAAGTTTGCCAGTCAAAGTTCGAAGAATTGACTGTTACGATATGCGAATGGCTTGACTGCTACGGTGCGGAGAAGTTCAATGTTTCATGCAGATGCGTTGATGGAAGGTGTCAATGGACTTCGACAAGCATCGAATAAATCTTTTTATACCGTCGTTCAAACGCTTGAGGTATGTGCATATTTTGCAAGATTGCGAAGAAGGAAGAAAAGGCGTACGTAGTGTACGAAAGCGATAATGTTATTGCCTTTCTGGACATAAACCCCCTCAGCAAGGGTCACACGCTGGTAATTCCAAAAGAGCACTATGAGAACCTTTTGGAGGTTCCTTCCGATTTAGCGAAAGATTTGCACGAAGCTATTAAGGCTGTTTGCGAGAAGCTGAAGGTGTTTAATCCAGCTGGGTTCAACATCGTTAGTAACATCGGAAAGCAGGCTGGGCAAGTCATAATGCACGCTCATATTCACGTAATTCCAAGGTATGAGGATGAAGAAACGAGGCCTATAACGTTTGGGAAGCCGGTTAAAGTAGATCTTGAAGAAGTTTACAGGGAGCTATGCTGAAGACGATAGTTTTGGGAATTACTGGAAGCGTTTCAGCAGTAAATTCCTTTAACATTGCGAGAGAGTTAAAGAGGAGAGGATTTAAGGTTGTAGCAGTTTTAAGCGATGATGCTAAGAAATTCGTTACGCCAGAGCTGATGAAGTTTGCATGCGATGAAGTTTTGGAGGAATTTGACGAATCTTACCACGTCAGATTTTTGGGGTATGGAGGTGAAGCGGATTTACTTCTAATTGCTCCAGCTACGGCCAACACTATATCGAAGATAGCTCACGGCATCGCAGATACAAACGTTACACTAGTGGCTTTAACAGCTTTGGGAAGTGGAAAACCCGTTCTGGTTGCTCCGGCGATGCATTTGGCAATGTATGAAGCTATTAAGGACAACTTGGAGATTTTGAGAAGTAAGGGCGTTGAGGAGATAAAGCCGAAGTTTGAGGGGTTAAAGGCCAAGCTCGCTGAGGTTGAAAGGATAGTTCTCCATGTTGAGAGGGCTTTGAGCAGTGACGAGTTTAAAGGTAAGAGAGTTGTCGTTACATCAGGTCCGACTTTCGAGTTTATAGACCCTATCAGGTTCATCAGCAACAAAAGTTCTGGTAGGATGGGCAACGAATTGGCTTTAGAATTCTGGAGAAGGAAGGCTGAAGTAGTTCTGATTTCGTCAAAGCCCATAGAGATTGACCCTCCGAATTTCAAAGTGGTTAAGGTTGTCTCAGTTAAGGACATGCTCGATGCCGTTCTAAAGGAAATTGAAAACTGCGATCTATTCGTATGTGCCTCGGCCCCTTCAGATTTTGTAGTCGATAGAGTCGACTCGAAAATAAAAACAACTGAAGAACTCGTTTTAAAGCTGAAGCAGGCTCCGAAGATAATTAAGGAGGTAAGAAAGGTTTACGACGGGCCTATCATAGGATTCAAGGCTGAAACGGGCTTGAGCGATGAAGAACTAATTGAAGTGGCTAAGAGAAAGATGGAGGAAGATAAACTGGAGATGGTCGTTGCAAACGATGTTAAGGAAAGGGGAATGGGAACTGTGGATACGAGAGTTGTTATAGTTACGCCCAAGAGGGTCGAATGGGTCAAAGGATTGAAGAGAGATGTTGCCAAGAGGATCGTGAACGCTTACGTTGAAGATTATCTGTAAAGAAGTCTGAAGATTGTCGGAGATATCAGGCACGAAATTATCGTGAAAGTTATGAGGGAAGTTGCTTCGAAGTCCGAAAGAATGCCAGCTGAAACTCCTATTGTTACCCCCGCCACTGTTAAGCTTAGTTTTGTTGATTGTAGAACTCCAAAGGTAAGAGCTCTTTCAAACCTCAAAATAAGTGCTGGCAAGACTTTAACGATGTAAGATACTGCAAGCAGGATTAACGCAAACTTGATCATGTTTAAATCTATTCTGAAGTAGAATTCGGCACCAGTTTTGATGAAGAAAATGGGGATTAGAAAGCCGTAGCCTATTCCATAGAGCTTGTCATATAGCTTTTTACCACCTCTGAACAAGGTTGAGAGAAGAAGTCCAGCCAAGAAAGCACCGAGTATTGCCTCAACACCTAAGATATAGCTTAAACCGACGAATACAGTCATTATTGCGAGAGAGCCTCTTACTCCTATCTCCATTGGATCCCTAACGAACCACCTTGCCACGAATTCGGGAAAGTGCCAAATTACCAATCTGCCCAAGTGGTAGGATATGAAGAATGCTACTATTATCAGAAATGCGAAGATTATTTGGATGAATCCGGAAAGGAAGTAGATGGAAAGCAGAAACATAGTCGTTACGTCTGTTATAAAAGCCGTTATTATGCTCATCTGCCCGAACTTCGTCTTCTCTATCTTTAACTCCCTCAAAGTCGATACTACTATACCGACGGCAACGTTTGCCAGCAGTATCGCGTAGAGTAAACTCAATCCAAGTGCCTGTGTGATTGCGAACGATACAATCAGAGATAGAATTAGAAACGCTACGCTAAGAGGTAAAGTACGCTTCTCCCTTAATATTGCCGTAATGTCAATCTCAAGACCTGATAGAAACATTAAGAATATCAGACCCAAGAGAGCTAGGAACGACAGCCACTCAGAATGTTTAATGGCGTTTAGAAAGCTTACACCTAGAAACATACCTAACACAAGCTCTACAACCACTGCAGGAATGTTCAGCCTCTCGGCTAAGAGAGGCGAGAGAAAGGCAATTAGGGAAATTAGAGTTATTGTGATCAGATCCTCGCTCATACCAGAAGCACCGATGTATCCATATCGACAATTACCTTCCAGATAATATCTTCATCTATGTTTCCGACATCGTTCTTAAGCGAGATTATCAGAAGATCGTATCTCCTCTTAAATTCTCTGACAAACTCAACGAAGGGATTTCCTTCGGTAACGCTGACATCAACTGAAGTCTCAATTACTTTCGAAGCGTACACCAACTGCTCCTTTTCAAGAAGTAGGAGCTTTACATAATCGAAAGCCCTTGCAAACACCTTTGAAAGGGAGATAATCTTAAAGGGGTCGCTCGAGTTTACAACTGCAAGTATCTTCTTGTACTCTCTCTTCCCCCTAGCAACAACAGTTGGGTGAACCTTTGAAAGCTCTTCTATTAAGTTATCTTTCTTTTTGATGGCTGAAGTCACCACTAAGTCGGCTTCATCAAGCTTTGTAAGATCTTTCACGATACCAGCATTTCCCGAAACTAGCTTTAGAGTGATTATATTGGATTCAAACCTCTCGGAAAGCATTCGCGACTCTGTAATTATATCCTCATCTCTGTATCCTCTAAGGATCCTCAAAATATTGTCAAAGGGGTTTCTTGCTTGTCTGATCTCTTCACCGCAAAGAATTCCGAGTGTATCCCCTTCTTTCAAGATAAGTTCGGGATGAGGTCTAAGCAGTTTTCCTCCTCTGAAAACCGATACTACAGCACATTCGTCACCCATGTCCATCCTTCTTAAGGGAACGCCGCTCAAAGACTTCCCAACAACAGTCTCCAAGTACTTTCTCCTCACTCCAGTCCCATTGCTTGCCCTATCAATTCTCAGCTTTCTGTAAAGATCGCAAACCCTTTCAACATTCACTTCTACGACATCGACTCCTTTTGATTTCAGAAACTCTGCAATCTTCGAATTGGTTGATTCGTCTGAAGCGAGTACAACCTTAGCAGAGCTTAGATCGAGCTTAGGAATGATCTCGAGTGGATCTCCTTCAATTACATTGATATCTTTCAAATCATCGGTATCCTTACCAACAAACACACAGTTGCTATATATCCTCGCAATTTTCCTTGCAATTTCTTTGTCGCCAACTACGATGTACACTACTTGAGCATGGGGTATAGTTTTAAAATAGTTTGTCGGAGTTGGGTTATGATTGGCGACAAGGCTTTGAAAGTTGTAAGCGACTTTGTTCTTAGAAAGGTTCCTGAAGGATTGTTTGAGGTAAGGACATTCTGTGCTTGCTCGGATTATAGAAGGTTGGATGTTAAGACTCCAGAAGAAATTGTGAAAGTGCTTAACGAAGTTTTTGAAAGGTTTGGAAGCTTAATAGAGGACTGGGAAGTTGAGGCCATAAAACCTTGGCTAAGGCCATACGGAATAATTATTGAGAAAGAAGATCGCTACAGAGCTAAGCTTCTCAAAACTGGTTACGAAGATAAACTGGACGAACTCTTAGATTATTACTCATGTGGAATGAAAAGAGAATCTCTCGTACTTGCAAAAGCTTTACTTGATTCGATTGCAAAGGAGAGGGGTTTTGAGAGCTTTAAGGACATGGTTAAAGGTAAACTGGCAGACCTTCTGGAGCTATTCTACGATTCACTTGATAGGGATTTGAACGATGAGGAGATATTGTTCCTTTTAAAAACAATGCGGAATGTATTGGAACTATGTTCGTCTCAGCGAGTGTAACGTGCTTTTTCGCACCAGTGATAGATGATCCTAAGAACTCTGGATCTATAGGAGTCGGATTTACAATAGATAGAGGTGTTGAGGTAAGACTAGCTGAAAAAACAACATTTAACGGTAAGAAAATAAGGTTACCAACTCTCGAATACGTTTTGAGCAAGCTTGGATATGAGGGAGGAGCTGAAATAAAATCTGATCTTCCTTTAGGATGTGGATTTGGCTTGAGTGGTGCAACAGCTTTAGCAAGTGCACTTGAAGTTAACGAAAAGCTCGGTTTGAATCTATCCTTGTTTCAAATTGCTGATCTGGCACATGAAGCTGAGGTTTTAAATAGAACGGGACTGGGCGATGTGACAACGCAGTGTCACGGTGGATTCGTTGTAAGGAAGAATGCTAGCGCCCCTTCTATATGCAGTGTTGACAGATTCCTCTGGGATGTGGAAATGGATTTTCTCGTTATGGGTGAGCTTAAAACGAGTGAAATACTTGAAGGAAACTTGAAGGAGGTTTACAAGATTGGCGTTGAATGTTTAAAGAAGTTCTTGAAAAGACCTTCGATAAGTTACCTGTTTGAAGTTTCCAAGGAATTTACGCTAAGGTGCGGCTTTGCGGATGACGATATACTGGATGCAATTGAGGCAGTTGAAAGCTGTGGAGGACTGGCAAGCATGATAATGTTGGGCAAAGGCGTCTTTGCCCTCAATGGGGATGTCTTAAGAGAGTTGAAAGGATTCTATACCAAGTCAAGAGTTGTATGGTACGGAATAAAGAAAAGCTTATAATATATTCGTGCTGAGACTGTTTGAATGAAGGTTTTAGAGCTTGACGAGAAGGATAGATTGATTATAAAAATACTTCAGGAAAATCCTAAGATCTCTCAAACTGAGGTAGCCAAACTTGTCGGTCTTTCCCAGCCCTCTGTGGGAGGCAGGATAAAGAAGCTGAAAGAGCTTGGAATAATAGATCACACTTATGGAGTGAATTTAAAGAACTCGCGCATGTACATACTGAAAGTAGATGTGAAGTGCAAAAATCCCGATGAGATTCTCGACACCCTAAGAGACTGCCCTTTCTTTCTCAATGGATTTGTAGTTGCTGGAAACAGAAACCTGATACTGATGTTTGTCGGTGAAGATCTTCCAACGCTTGAGGCGATAGTAGATAAGCATGTGAGGCCGAATCCGGACGTTTACGATGTCGATGTAGGAATAATAGTCAGGACTGAAAAGAGTACAATAATTCCGCTTAACGTAGGCTTTAAAAGAGATAAAGTCGCACCGTGCAAATCCTATTGTAGTGAATGCGACTATTGGGGTAAGATTTGCTTGGGATGCCCAATAACTGGTCATTACAGAGGTAGGGTTTTGAGATAATGCTGAGTGCTATTAAAGGCAGAACAACCGAGCTTCTGAAACCTATTACAAACATATTAGCCAAAATCGGTATTAAGCCAAACCATTTGACAATTTTAGGGTTGCTTCTAGGCTTTCTCTGTGCCTACGAGATTTACTTGGGAAATTACACAGTTTCCGTAATTCTCCTAATTCTTAGCTCTCTTATGGATGCTCTAGATGGAGCCTTGGCCAGAGATAAGGGGATGATTACAGAGTTTGGAGGATTTCTTGATTCCGTCTTGGACAGGTATGTTGATATAGCTATATTCTTCGCTTTGGGATTTCAAGTCGGTTGGGTTTTAGCGGTCTTTGCTCTAAGTGGCGCTTTGATGGTGAGCTACACAAGAGCTAGGGCTGAGAAGATAATACCAAAATGTGATGTCGGGATTGCAGAAAGGGGAGAGAGGCTGATTTTAATTATGATTGGTTTGGCCTTTCCAAGCATTCTCGAATCGATAGTCCTCATAGTAGGTATTCTCTCACACTTAACAGCTTTGCACAGGATTATCTATACGTACAAGGAATGCAAAAGAAAAACTTGAGGACAAAAGTTAGATAAGGAAAAATTCGAATGGATCGATCTCGTATAGCTCGATCTTTCCACTGTCACACAACCTCGTCAAAGCTGGGTCTATTGGCAGTTCCAAGAAGAAGTCTATGCGATACTTGCTCGCCATCTCTGCAGCCCTACCCTTGCCGAACAAATACTCCTTGTGCCCACACTGCGGGCATTCATAGTAGCTCATGTTTTCAACCAACCCCACTATTGCAGTGTTCAACTCTTGAGCCAACTTGAGAGACTTTTCAACTATCGTAGCTGTGAGCTCCTGAGGAGTGGCGACCAGAATAACTCCATTCGGTCTAACTTCTTGCAGAACTGTTAAAGGTACATCACCCGTTCCAGGGGGTAGATCAAATATTAAGTAGTCCAACTCGCCCCACTCCGTTTTTGCAAGCATGTCTCTTATTACTCCACTCACCAACGGGCCTCTCCAAGCTAACGGGCTTTCAGGCGATGGTAAGAAGAACTGAATCGACATTACAGCGATTCCCCACTTGTCCGTATGAACTGGTTCAATTCCATCCTCTCTAACAACTGGACGTTTGTTCTCAACTCCGAATATCTTCGGAATACTCGAACCCCAGAAGTCGCAGTCCATGATTCCCGTCTTGTATCCTTTTTTCCCATAGTGAACTGCTAAGAGACCAGCTACGGTACTTTTTCCAACCCCACCCTTGCCGCTCATTACAGCCAGCTTGGTTTTGACTTTTTTCATCCTCTTAGCCAGTTGATCGATACCTTCCATGAACTTCTTTTTGACTTCCTCATGATTGAATTTCATCTTCTCCTTAACTTCCTCGTACTCCTGCATGCTATCACCTCCATATGTTCTCCCAAGCTTCCACGATTTCATCCTTAATCGGTATTTGTAGATTTGCAATTGCCTTCGGTATATCCTCGTAGAAAGGAACTTTTGCAACTATAGGAATTTTCTCAGACTTGCAGAATCTCTCAATTTTATTGCTGACATCCAAGTTCAAGTTGAATTTGTTTATGATAATGTAGGGCTCTATTCTGAAGTGTCTTATTAGCTTTAAAACTCTCTCCATATCGTTTAAGCCCGAAAGAGTAGGTTCCGTAACTACAACCGCTTTATCAACCTTCGATAAGCTCGCAATTACCGGACAGCCTATTCCCGGTGCCCCATCAACCAAAATCAAGTCTAAGCCTTTCTCTTCAGCAACCTTCTCTGCCTTAGCTTTCACCTCGTGCACAAGCAAACCGCTGTTCTCTTCACCGGGCTCAAGCAAAGCGTGAACAAAAGGTCCGTACTCAGTTTCGGACACAAAGATCTTACCCCTCTCTTCAGAGACCATTTCAATCGCTTTGTTCGGACAAGCTCTGAAGCAGAAAGCACAGCCTTCGCACCTCACAATGTCAACCTTGTAGGAATCGTTCTCGACGTAAATTGCGTCAAACCTGCATAGATCCATGCATAACCCACATCTTTCACACTTATCTTGAATTATCCTAGCCTTCTTCATACCTTTAAACGGAATTTCCTCCAAAATCCTCGGCTTTAGAAGAATGTGCAAGTTTGGAGCATCGACATCACAATCGGCTATAACTCCCTTGCAAAGGGTTGCAAACACCGATGTGACCGTAGTTTTTCCAGT encodes:
- a CDS encoding RNA-guided endonuclease InsQ/TnpB family protein gives rise to the protein MKRVNKFRLRPTKEQEKVLFSLCEMSAVLWNKLNYVRRQLFFEGKFDWKEGVEELYDEFKPILGSATAQQIIRKNNEAWRSFFSLLRLKNQRKLPSHIRKVSPPRYWKDRLLNKRKLMTVIRNDCYRIEEVEGKKYLVLPKGLRIRITGEIKWRGKQGRLEIFYDDLTGRWYAHQSVEVDQPRRTISPEKRAFIDLGVINIITAWIEGEKQPIAFSGKSLLADWWYWTHKIAHYQSIAKKVNGMDTTRRIRKYYRKRQLRFRHAVNTIIYRFVKLCYERGVTEIIVGDVKGIRQNNDKNTKANAIIHNFWSFRYIIDRLITTAENFGIKVKFVREDYTSSVCPRCGSTNAYKHKRLFKCLNCGLEAHRDVVGVLNIARVSLNGRDGFNGVLAHPVLLRVSPVEAQTSPQGILAL
- a CDS encoding eight-cysteine-cluster domain-containing protein; the encoded protein is MEIQYGELCRCICRSEVTIFNVPENAAVVFVNKDGDYFILSPHVEFCGWSTYGRCNSDEDCIVAGCSGQVCQSKFEELTVTICEWLDCYGAEKFNVSCRCVDGRCQWTSTSIE
- a CDS encoding HIT family protein, translated to MCIFCKIAKKEEKAYVVYESDNVIAFLDINPLSKGHTLVIPKEHYENLLEVPSDLAKDLHEAIKAVCEKLKVFNPAGFNIVSNIGKQAGQVIMHAHIHVIPRYEDEETRPITFGKPVKVDLEEVYRELC
- the coaBC gene encoding bifunctional phosphopantothenoylcysteine decarboxylase/phosphopantothenate--cysteine ligase CoaBC, translated to MLKTIVLGITGSVSAVNSFNIARELKRRGFKVVAVLSDDAKKFVTPELMKFACDEVLEEFDESYHVRFLGYGGEADLLLIAPATANTISKIAHGIADTNVTLVALTALGSGKPVLVAPAMHLAMYEAIKDNLEILRSKGVEEIKPKFEGLKAKLAEVERIVLHVERALSSDEFKGKRVVVTSGPTFEFIDPIRFISNKSSGRMGNELALEFWRRKAEVVLISSKPIEIDPPNFKVVKVVSVKDMLDAVLKEIENCDLFVCASAPSDFVVDRVDSKIKTTEELVLKLKQAPKIIKEVRKVYDGPIIGFKAETGLSDEELIEVAKRKMEEDKLEMVVANDVKERGMGTVDTRVVIVTPKRVEWVKGLKRDVAKRIVNAYVEDYL
- a CDS encoding cation:proton antiporter, encoding MSEDLITITLISLIAFLSPLLAERLNIPAVVVELVLGMFLGVSFLNAIKHSEWLSFLALLGLIFLMFLSGLEIDITAILREKRTLPLSVAFLILSLIVSFAITQALGLSLLYAILLANVAVGIVVSTLRELKIEKTKFGQMSIITAFITDVTTMFLLSIYFLSGFIQIIFAFLIIVAFFISYHLGRLVIWHFPEFVARWFVRDPMEIGVRGSLAIMTVFVGLSYILGVEAILGAFLAGLLLSTLFRGGKKLYDKLYGIGYGFLIPIFFIKTGAEFYFRIDLNMIKFALILLAVSYIVKVLPALILRFERALTFGVLQSTKLSLTVAGVTIGVSAGILSDFEATSLITFTIISCLISPTIFRLLYR
- a CDS encoding TrkA C-terminal domain-containing protein yields the protein MYIVVGDKEIARKIARIYSNCVFVGKDTDDLKDINVIEGDPLEIIPKLDLSSAKVVLASDESTNSKIAEFLKSKGVDVVEVNVERVCDLYRKLRIDRASNGTGVRRKYLETVVGKSLSGVPLRRMDMGDECAVVSVFRGGKLLRPHPELILKEGDTLGILCGEEIRQARNPFDNILRILRGYRDEDIITESRMLSERFESNIITLKLVSGNAGIVKDLTKLDEADLVVTSAIKKKDNLIEELSKVHPTVVARGKREYKKILAVVNSSDPFKIISLSKVFARAFDYVKLLLLEKEQLVYASKVIETSVDVSVTEGNPFVEFVREFKRRYDLLIISLKNDVGNIDEDIIWKVIVDMDTSVLLV
- a CDS encoding pantoate kinase, with the protein product MFVSASVTCFFAPVIDDPKNSGSIGVGFTIDRGVEVRLAEKTTFNGKKIRLPTLEYVLSKLGYEGGAEIKSDLPLGCGFGLSGATALASALEVNEKLGLNLSLFQIADLAHEAEVLNRTGLGDVTTQCHGGFVVRKNASAPSICSVDRFLWDVEMDFLVMGELKTSEILEGNLKEVYKIGVECLKKFLKRPSISYLFEVSKEFTLRCGFADDDILDAIEAVESCGGLASMIMLGKGVFALNGDVLRELKGFYTKSRVVWYGIKKSL
- a CDS encoding Lrp/AsnC family transcriptional regulator → MKVLELDEKDRLIIKILQENPKISQTEVAKLVGLSQPSVGGRIKKLKELGIIDHTYGVNLKNSRMYILKVDVKCKNPDEILDTLRDCPFFLNGFVVAGNRNLILMFVGEDLPTLEAIVDKHVRPNPDVYDVDVGIIVRTEKSTIIPLNVGFKRDKVAPCKSYCSECDYWGKICLGCPITGHYRGRVLR
- the pgsA gene encoding archaetidylinositol phosphate synthase → MLSAIKGRTTELLKPITNILAKIGIKPNHLTILGLLLGFLCAYEIYLGNYTVSVILLILSSLMDALDGALARDKGMITEFGGFLDSVLDRYVDIAIFFALGFQVGWVLAVFALSGALMVSYTRARAEKIIPKCDVGIAERGERLILIMIGLAFPSILESIVLIVGILSHLTALHRIIYTYKECKRKT
- a CDS encoding Mrp/NBP35 family ATP-binding protein; translated protein: MQEYEEVKEKMKFNHEEVKKKFMEGIDQLAKRMKKVKTKLAVMSGKGGVGKSTVAGLLAVHYGKKGYKTGIMDCDFWGSSIPKIFGVENKRPVVREDGIEPVHTDKWGIAVMSIQFFLPSPESPLAWRGPLVSGVIRDMLAKTEWGELDYLIFDLPPGTGDVPLTVLQEVRPNGVILVATPQELTATIVEKSLKLAQELNTAIVGLVENMSYYECPQCGHKEYLFGKGRAAEMASKYRIDFFLELPIDPALTRLCDSGKIELYEIDPFEFFLI
- a CDS encoding ATP-binding protein is translated as MQIAVVSGKGGTGKTTVTSVFATLCKGVIADCDVDAPNLHILLKPRILEEIPFKGMKKARIIQDKCERCGLCMDLCRFDAIYVENDSYKVDIVRCEGCAFCFRACPNKAIEMVSEERGKIFVSETEYGPFVHALLEPGEENSGLLVHEVKAKAEKVAEEKGLDLILVDGAPGIGCPVIASLSKVDKAVVVTEPTLSGLNDMERVLKLIRHFRIEPYIIINKFNLNLDVSNKIERFCKSEKIPIVAKVPFYEDIPKAIANLQIPIKDEIVEAWENIWR